TGAGGCCGAGCGGCACCGAGATGACCGTGGCCGCGAGCGTGATCATCAGCGTGCCCACCATCGCGTGCAGCGCGCCGCCGCCCTCACCCGTGACGTTGCGCATCGAGGAGTTGAAGAACTCGGGGTCCAGGCGTGCCACGCCGTTGCCGACGACCGTGATCGCCACCGAGATCAGCGGCACCATGGCGAGCAGGAATGCCCCCGTGACGAGATTGGTGACGAAACGGTCGGTCGCCTGGCGGCGGCCCTCGACGGCGGCCGAGATCGAGGTCGTCACGACGAGGTGCAGGATCAGGCCGATCAGCACGGCGCCGACGAGGTTGAACTCGGCGCCGTTCGCGAGGGAGAGCAGGCCGAAGAGGGCGAGCGACGCGGCGAGGCTCGCGCCGAGGATGATCCAGGTCGTGGGCTTCGGCAGCCGGTTGCCCGTGAGCACGGCGCCGGGGGAGACGGGGCGGACGGTGAGTGCCATGGTCAGTTGGCTCCAGAGAACTCGGCGCGGCGGCTCACGATCCAGCGGGCGACCGCGTTGACGAGGAACGTGACGATGAAGAGGATGAGGCCGGTGGCGATGAGCACGTTGACGTTCTCACCGTAGGCTTCGGGGAAGGAGAGAGCGATGTTCGCGGCGATGGTCGACGGGTTCTCACTGGTGAGCAGCCGGAAGCTCACGAGGCCGGTCGCCGAGAGCACCATCGCGACCGCCATCGTCTCGCCGAGGGCGCGGCCGAGGCCGAGCATGGCGGCCGAGACGATGCCGGGGCGGCCGAAGGGCAGCACGGCGAGGCGGATCATCTCCCAGCGGGTCGCGCCGAGCGCGAGCGCCGCCTCCTCGTGCAGCACGGGCGCCTGCAGGAAGATCTCGCGGCAGACCGCGGTCATGATGGGCAGCACCATGACGCCGAGCACGAGGGCGGCGGTGAGGACCGTGCGACCGGTGCCCGACACCGTGCCGCCGAAGAACGGGATCCACCCGAGGTAGGTGTTGAGCCACACGAATACGGGCTGAGCGGCGGGCGCCAGCACGCCGATGCCCCACAGGCCGAAGACCACACTGGGCACGGCGGCGAGCAGGTCGACGATGTAGCCCAGCACGGCCGACACCCTGCGGGGCGCGTAGTGCGAGATGAAGAGCGCGATGCCGATCGCGAGCGGCAGCGAGATGAGCAGCGCCAGCACGGCGGCCCAGATCGTGCCGAAGATGAGCGGCCAGACGTACGACCAGAAGTTGTCGGGCAGCAGCGAAGCGGTCTCGTCGGTGGCGACGAAGGCGGGCAGGCTCTGCACGATGAGGAAGATCGCGACCGCCGCCAGGGTGACGAGGATCATGCTGCCGGCGAAGACCGCGGAGCGCGAGAAGATGCGATCGCCGAGGCTCAGCACGGGCTTGGAAGTGGCGGAGGTGGAGGTCACTCGGGCTCCTGGATCGGTGGGAAGAGGGCGAGGATCGGGATCCCGTCCCCTGGGTCTGCCGCAGGGGACGACGCCGCGGACGCGGGCCCGCCCCCTATCTATTGTGAGGGAGCGGGCCCGCGAGCGGATGCTACTTGATGGCGGCGATGGCCGGCTCGATCTGGCTGCGCAGATCGGCCGAGATGGGGGCGCTGCCCGCGGCGTCGGCGGCGAGCTGCTGGCCCTCCTCGCTGACGATGTAGCTGAAGTACTCCTTCACCAGCTCGGCGTTCGCGGCATCGGCGTATTCCTCGCAGCCGATCAGGTAGC
The genomic region above belongs to Leucobacter muris and contains:
- the pstC gene encoding phosphate ABC transporter permease subunit PstC, which encodes MTSTSATSKPVLSLGDRIFSRSAVFAGSMILVTLAAVAIFLIVQSLPAFVATDETASLLPDNFWSYVWPLIFGTIWAAVLALLISLPLAIGIALFISHYAPRRVSAVLGYIVDLLAAVPSVVFGLWGIGVLAPAAQPVFVWLNTYLGWIPFFGGTVSGTGRTVLTAALVLGVMVLPIMTAVCREIFLQAPVLHEEAALALGATRWEMIRLAVLPFGRPGIVSAAMLGLGRALGETMAVAMVLSATGLVSFRLLTSENPSTIAANIALSFPEAYGENVNVLIATGLILFIVTFLVNAVARWIVSRRAEFSGAN